One genomic window of Microbaculum marinisediminis includes the following:
- a CDS encoding NAD(P)H-dependent glycerol-3-phosphate dehydrogenase gives MSAVGTVGVIGGGAWGTALASVAARAGRPVRLWARDVKTVEDINRHHENRMRLPGVALDAGIVATRSLEETCAADVLILAVPAQAVRGVAQEMAGVLPAGRPVVIAAKGIERGTEAFMSDVVAEALPQAVPAVLSGPSFADDVAHGLPTAVTLACADEAVGRTLVEAIGYSAFRPYRSSDLTGVQVGGAVKNVLAIACGVVVGKALGASAHAALVARGFAELTRFGRALGARPETLSGLSGLGDLVLTATSPQSRNYSFGVSLGRGDTVDTILGGRKAVTEGVWTAPAVVDRAAKLDVEMPICAAVAAVVAGRASVDTAIEALLSRPFREEH, from the coding sequence ATGAGCGCTGTCGGAACGGTCGGGGTCATCGGTGGCGGCGCCTGGGGAACGGCGCTCGCCAGCGTCGCGGCGCGGGCCGGACGCCCGGTCCGCCTCTGGGCGCGCGACGTCAAGACCGTCGAGGACATCAACCGGCACCACGAGAACCGGATGCGGCTGCCCGGCGTCGCGCTCGACGCGGGGATCGTCGCGACCCGGTCGCTCGAGGAGACCTGCGCCGCCGACGTGCTGATCCTGGCGGTGCCGGCCCAGGCGGTGCGCGGCGTGGCGCAGGAGATGGCCGGCGTGCTGCCGGCCGGCCGCCCCGTCGTCATCGCCGCCAAGGGCATCGAGCGCGGCACAGAGGCCTTCATGTCCGACGTCGTCGCCGAGGCGCTGCCCCAGGCGGTGCCGGCGGTGCTGTCGGGGCCGAGCTTCGCCGACGACGTGGCGCACGGCCTGCCGACCGCGGTGACGCTTGCCTGCGCCGACGAGGCGGTCGGCAGGACGCTGGTCGAGGCGATCGGCTACAGCGCCTTCCGCCCCTACCGGTCGAGCGACCTGACCGGCGTCCAGGTCGGCGGGGCGGTGAAGAACGTTCTCGCGATCGCCTGCGGCGTCGTCGTCGGCAAGGCGCTGGGGGCGAGCGCGCACGCGGCGCTGGTGGCGCGCGGCTTCGCCGAGCTGACGCGGTTCGGCCGTGCGCTTGGGGCGCGGCCCGAGACCCTGTCCGGCCTGTCGGGCCTCGGCGACCTGGTGCTGACGGCGACCAGCCCGCAATCGCGCAACTATTCCTTCGGCGTCTCCCTGGGACGGGGCGACACGGTCGACACCATCCTCGGCGGCCGCAAGGCGGTCACCGAAGGCGTGTGGACGGCACCGGCGGTCGTCGACCGGGCGGCGAAGCTGGACGTCGAGATGCCGATCTGCGCGGCGGTCGCCGCCGTCGTCGCCGGACGCGCCAGCGTCGATACGGCGATAGAGGCGCTGCTGTCGCGTCCGTTCCGCGAGGAACACTGA
- a CDS encoding EVE domain-containing protein, whose translation MAYWLFKSEPNTWSWDDQVKKGKKGEEWDGVRNYQARNTMRAMKKGDLGFFYHSVNEKRIVGIVEVVVEAHPDSTDGSGTWECVDIAAVEAVPNPVTLDAIKAEPTLAEMVLVNNSRLSVQPVTAQEWKIIRKMGGLT comes from the coding sequence ATGGCCTATTGGCTGTTCAAGTCGGAGCCCAACACCTGGTCCTGGGACGATCAGGTGAAGAAGGGCAAGAAGGGCGAGGAGTGGGACGGGGTGCGCAACTATCAGGCGCGCAACACCATGCGCGCCATGAAGAAGGGCGACCTCGGCTTCTTCTACCACTCGGTGAACGAGAAGCGGATCGTCGGCATCGTCGAGGTGGTCGTCGAGGCGCATCCCGATTCGACCGACGGCTCGGGCACCTGGGAGTGCGTCGACATCGCCGCCGTGGAGGCGGTGCCGAACCCGGTGACGCTGGACGCCATCAAGGCCGAACCGACGCTGGCCGAGATGGTGCTGGTCAACAATTCGCGGCTGTCGGTGCAGCCGGTCACGGCGCAGGAATGGAAGATCATCCGCAAGATGGGCGGCCTGACGTGA
- a CDS encoding class I SAM-dependent methyltransferase, translating into MSLPAPDGAVRDTDDRAAFICDNTRPRPVPLCPEITVRVADEALPLWRKTEEELGEMGLPPPFWAFAWAGGQALARYVLDHPETVRGRRVLDLGAGSGLVAIAAMRAGAAGATAADPDRWAAAAIGLNAALNGVRVDVAAADLLDGPLDIPGGTPEGAVPETVLVGDLFYEKPLAGRVLRFLDRCRDAGATVLIGDPGRSYLPRARLEKLAEHGVPTTRALEDAEIKRTAVWRLVARA; encoded by the coding sequence GTGAGCCTGCCGGCTCCTGACGGAGCCGTGCGGGACACCGACGACCGGGCCGCCTTTATTTGCGACAACACGCGGCCGCGGCCGGTGCCGCTGTGCCCGGAGATCACGGTGCGCGTGGCCGACGAGGCGCTGCCGCTGTGGCGCAAGACCGAGGAGGAGCTCGGCGAGATGGGCCTGCCGCCGCCGTTCTGGGCGTTCGCCTGGGCCGGCGGGCAGGCGTTGGCCCGGTACGTGCTGGATCACCCCGAAACCGTGCGGGGCCGTCGCGTGCTCGATCTCGGCGCCGGGTCCGGGCTGGTGGCGATCGCCGCGATGCGCGCCGGCGCGGCCGGCGCGACCGCCGCCGACCCCGACCGCTGGGCGGCCGCCGCGATCGGCCTCAACGCCGCGCTGAACGGCGTTCGCGTCGACGTGGCCGCGGCGGATCTGCTCGACGGACCGCTCGATATCCCCGGTGGCACGCCCGAGGGTGCCGTCCCGGAGACTGTCCTGGTCGGCGACCTGTTCTACGAAAAGCCGCTTGCCGGCCGGGTGCTGCGGTTTCTCGACCGCTGCCGCGATGCCGGCGCCACCGTCCTGATCGGCGATCCGGGGCGCAGCTACCTGCCGCGGGCGCGGCTCGAGAAACTCGCCGAGCACGGCGTGCCGACGACGCGGGCGCTGGAGGACGCGGAGATCAAGCGCACGGCGGTATGGCGGCTCGTCGCCCGGGCGTGA
- a CDS encoding DUF1761 domain-containing protein — translation MVFDGINYLAVVIAAVVGFVASALWYKAFGNAWLMAQGRAPGDTTPKPGPFVVAGVAQLLMAFMLAGVLGHLGQINLQNGIIGAAFLWLGFVATTIAVNDSFQGSKVTLTLIDAGHWLVVLVLMGAIIGLFGV, via the coding sequence ATGGTATTCGACGGCATCAACTATCTCGCCGTGGTCATCGCGGCGGTCGTCGGCTTCGTCGCCAGCGCGCTGTGGTACAAGGCGTTCGGCAATGCCTGGCTGATGGCGCAGGGGCGCGCGCCCGGAGACACGACCCCGAAGCCGGGGCCCTTCGTCGTCGCCGGCGTGGCGCAGCTGCTGATGGCCTTCATGCTTGCCGGTGTGCTCGGCCATCTCGGCCAGATCAACCTGCAGAACGGCATCATCGGCGCGGCCTTCCTCTGGCTCGGCTTCGTCGCCACGACGATCGCCGTCAACGATTCGTTCCAGGGCTCCAAGGTGACGCTGACGCTGATCGACGCCGGTCACTGGCTGGTGGTTCTGGTGCTGATGGGCGCGATTATCGGCCTGTTCGGAGTCTGA
- the acs gene encoding acetate--CoA ligase has product MDQSLFPVPEAWAKRAYVDDAKYQEMYKHSVDDPDGFWGEHGKRVDWIKPYTKVKNTSYDPHNVSIKWFEDGTLNVTASCIDRHLETRGDQVAILWEGDDPADDAKITYRELYDNVCRFANVLKKLGAKKGDRITIYMPMIPEAAYAMLACARIGAVHSVVFGGFSPDSLAGRIQDCDSNIVITADEGLRGGRKIPLKANTDTALEKCPSVTGVVVVRRTGGVIGWKDGRDVWLHEEMEDVAGDCPAEEMNAEDPLFILYTSGSTGQPKGVLHTTGGYLVFAAMTHQYVFDYHDGDIYWCTADVGWVTGHSYIVYGPLANGATTLMFEGVPNYPTAARFWEVCDKHQVNILYTAPTAIRALMGAGEELVKKTSRASLRLLGSVGEPINPEAWLWYYNVVGDGRCPIVDTWWQTETGGILISPLPGATGLKPGSATRPFFGVQPGLVDGDGTLLEGAAEGNLVMLDSWPGQMRTVYGDHERFVQTYFSAYKGLYFSGDGCRRDEDGFYWITGRVDDVINVSGHRMGTAEVESSLVAHPKVSEAAVVGYPHDIKGQGIYAYVTLMAGEVPNEDLRKELVQWVRKDIGPIASPDLIQFSPGLPKTRSGKIMRRILRKIAEDEFSNLGDTSTLADPAVVDDLIDNRQNRAKTA; this is encoded by the coding sequence ATGGATCAATCGCTCTTTCCGGTGCCCGAGGCTTGGGCAAAGCGCGCCTACGTGGACGACGCGAAATACCAGGAGATGTACAAGCACTCGGTCGACGACCCGGACGGATTCTGGGGCGAGCACGGCAAGCGCGTCGACTGGATCAAGCCGTACACGAAGGTCAAGAACACCTCCTACGACCCGCACAACGTCTCGATCAAATGGTTCGAGGACGGCACGCTCAACGTCACGGCGAGCTGCATCGACCGGCATCTGGAGACGCGCGGCGACCAGGTGGCGATCCTGTGGGAGGGCGACGACCCCGCCGACGACGCCAAGATCACCTACCGCGAGCTCTACGACAACGTCTGCCGCTTCGCCAACGTCTTGAAGAAGCTCGGCGCCAAGAAGGGCGACCGCATCACCATCTACATGCCGATGATCCCGGAGGCCGCCTACGCGATGCTGGCCTGCGCGCGCATCGGCGCGGTGCACTCGGTGGTGTTCGGCGGGTTCTCGCCGGATTCGCTGGCCGGGCGCATCCAGGACTGCGATTCCAACATCGTCATCACCGCCGACGAGGGCCTGCGCGGCGGCCGCAAGATCCCGCTGAAGGCCAATACCGACACGGCGCTGGAGAAGTGCCCGAGCGTGACCGGCGTCGTCGTGGTGCGGCGCACCGGCGGCGTCATCGGCTGGAAGGACGGCCGCGACGTCTGGCTGCACGAGGAGATGGAAGACGTGGCGGGCGACTGCCCGGCCGAGGAGATGAACGCCGAGGACCCGCTGTTCATCCTCTACACCTCGGGTTCGACCGGCCAGCCGAAGGGCGTGCTGCACACCACCGGCGGCTATCTCGTGTTCGCCGCGATGACCCACCAGTACGTCTTCGACTACCATGACGGGGACATCTACTGGTGCACCGCCGACGTCGGCTGGGTGACCGGCCACAGCTACATCGTCTACGGGCCGCTGGCCAACGGCGCCACCACGCTGATGTTCGAGGGCGTGCCCAACTACCCGACCGCGGCGCGGTTCTGGGAGGTGTGCGACAAGCACCAGGTCAACATCCTCTACACCGCGCCGACGGCGATCCGCGCGCTGATGGGCGCCGGCGAGGAGCTGGTCAAGAAGACCAGCCGCGCCTCGCTGCGGCTGCTCGGCTCGGTCGGCGAGCCGATCAACCCGGAAGCCTGGCTGTGGTACTACAACGTGGTCGGCGACGGCCGCTGCCCGATCGTCGACACCTGGTGGCAGACGGAGACCGGCGGCATCCTGATCTCGCCGCTGCCCGGCGCCACCGGGCTGAAGCCCGGCTCGGCGACGCGGCCGTTCTTCGGCGTGCAGCCGGGCCTCGTCGACGGCGACGGCACGCTGCTCGAGGGCGCGGCCGAGGGCAACCTGGTGATGCTCGACTCCTGGCCCGGCCAGATGCGCACCGTCTACGGCGACCACGAGCGCTTCGTGCAGACCTACTTCTCCGCCTACAAGGGCCTGTACTTCTCCGGCGACGGCTGCCGCCGCGACGAGGACGGCTTCTACTGGATCACCGGCCGCGTCGACGACGTCATCAACGTCTCCGGCCACCGCATGGGCACGGCCGAGGTCGAATCCTCGCTGGTCGCCCATCCGAAGGTCTCGGAGGCCGCCGTCGTCGGCTACCCGCACGACATCAAGGGCCAGGGCATCTACGCCTATGTCACCCTGATGGCGGGCGAGGTGCCGAACGAGGACCTGCGCAAGGAACTCGTCCAGTGGGTGCGCAAGGACATCGGCCCGATCGCCTCGCCGGACCTGATCCAGTTCTCGCCGGGCCTGCCGAAGACCCGCTCGGGCAAGATCATGCGCCGCATCCTGCGCAAGATCGCCGAGGACGAGTTCTCCAATCTCGGCGACACCTCGACGCTCGCCGACCCGGCCGTCGTCGACGACCTGATCGACAACCGGCAGAACCGCGCGAAGACGGCGTAG
- a CDS encoding helix-turn-helix domain-containing protein, with protein MRETKQYKSFDSLIADRGQAFESAADAYRLLTDTAMSDAEFADAFWYEHLRRRMVAARKANHTQADQARAMKTSQSEVSRLENSLGPGTRLGTLRSYLAACGTSLEAMLAVPAAAPDPGREPGEVAGEEAGGPAGENVTLVIEGAKFAGREAIGVLEAIRTVMKTVQETPMSAADRTAFFRAFITNLVDARLPARLYGDHPVKLNMSVPGDQTAPVTGAGDLQVVTGDGQPSDDLITVAGARPAGSETAGSGI; from the coding sequence ATGCGTGAGACGAAACAGTACAAGTCCTTCGACAGCCTGATCGCGGATCGCGGCCAGGCCTTCGAAAGCGCGGCCGACGCGTACCGGTTGCTCACCGACACCGCCATGTCCGATGCCGAGTTCGCGGACGCCTTCTGGTACGAGCACCTGCGCCGCCGCATGGTCGCCGCGCGAAAGGCAAACCATACGCAGGCCGATCAGGCGCGCGCAATGAAGACCAGCCAGAGCGAGGTCTCGCGCCTCGAGAACAGCCTCGGGCCGGGGACGCGGCTGGGCACGCTGAGAAGCTATCTGGCGGCGTGCGGCACGTCCCTCGAGGCCATGCTGGCGGTACCGGCCGCGGCGCCGGACCCGGGGCGCGAGCCCGGCGAAGTGGCCGGCGAAGAGGCTGGCGGCCCGGCCGGCGAGAACGTCACGCTCGTCATCGAGGGCGCCAAATTCGCCGGCCGCGAGGCCATCGGCGTGCTGGAGGCGATCCGGACCGTCATGAAGACGGTTCAGGAGACCCCGATGAGCGCCGCCGACCGGACGGCGTTCTTCCGGGCCTTCATCACGAATCTCGTCGACGCCAGGCTTCCGGCGCGGCTGTACGGCGACCATCCGGTCAAGCTGAACATGTCCGTTCCCGGCGACCAGACCGCGCCGGTGACGGGGGCCGGCGATCTGCAGGTGGTCACCGGAGACGGGCAGCCGTCGGATGACCTGATCACCGTGGCCGGCGCCAGACCGGCGGGCTCCGAAACCGCAGGCTCCGGAATCTGA
- a CDS encoding thermonuclease family protein, with translation MATATAAETLPGPVAARVERVVDGDTIAVTARVWLGQDVHVLVRVRGIDAPELRGRCAEETRRARAATRRAAAAVAAGPVTLWRISGDKYHGRVLADVRLGDGRDLAAVMLASGDARPYGGAGRKGWCSG, from the coding sequence GTGGCGACCGCCACCGCCGCCGAGACGTTGCCGGGGCCGGTGGCGGCGCGGGTGGAGCGGGTCGTCGACGGCGACACCATCGCGGTCACGGCCCGGGTCTGGCTTGGCCAGGACGTGCATGTGCTGGTGCGGGTGCGCGGCATCGACGCGCCGGAGCTGCGCGGCCGCTGCGCCGAGGAGACGCGCCGCGCCCGGGCGGCCACGCGCCGCGCCGCCGCCGCGGTGGCGGCGGGACCGGTCACGCTGTGGCGCATTTCGGGCGACAAGTACCATGGCCGCGTGCTCGCCGACGTGCGCCTGGGCGACGGCCGCGACCTGGCGGCGGTCATGCTCGCGAGCGGCGATGCCCGTCCCTATGGCGGGGCCGGGCGCAAGGGCTGGTGTTCGGGGTGA